A genomic region of Cannabis sativa cultivar Pink pepper isolate KNU-18-1 chromosome 1, ASM2916894v1, whole genome shotgun sequence contains the following coding sequences:
- the LOC115708275 gene encoding glyoxylase I 4 — MASLLTPPPSLLLQPKVNPRGLKNTSTNPPSKLFNQNNLRSVKGHGLCFVTKAKVAFEGDVIEKQSVQVNDSNDYGVVSVHHVGVLCENLERSLDFYQNILGLEINEARPHDKLPYRGAWLWIGSEMIHLMELPNPDPLTGRPEHGGRDRHTCIAIRDVSKLKAIFDKAGIPYTLSKSGRPAIFARDPDANALEFTQVDN; from the exons ATGGCTTCCCTACTCACTCCACCTCCGTCTCTTCTTCTCCAACCCAAG GTAAACCCCAGGGGTTTGAAGAACACATCTACGAACCCACCATCCAAACTTTTCAACCAGAATAATTTGAGAAGTGTTAAGGGTCATGGGCTATGTTTCGTGACTAAAGCTAAGGTGGCTTTTGAAGGAGATGTTATAGAGAAACAATCTGTTCAAGTCAACGACAGCAATG ATTATGGAGTTGTTAGTGTCCACCATGTTGGAGTGTTGTGTGAGAACTTGGAAAGGTCACTAGACTTTTATCAGAATATTCTTG GCCTTGAAATAAACGAAGCAAGGCCACATGACAAGCTTCCTTACAGGGGTGCCTGGTTGTGGATTGGTTCTGAAATGATTCATCTGATGGAGCTTCCAAATCCTGACCCTTTGACTGGAAGACCTGAGCATGGAGGCCGTGACCGCCATACTTGTATTGCTATTCGAGATGTGTCTAAGCTGAAAGCAATCTTTGACAAAGCTG GTATTCCTTACACACTTAGCAAGTCAGGGAGGCCAGCAATATTTGCTCGAGATCCAGATGCTAATGCTTTGGAATTTACACAAgtggataattaa